One Candidatus Nitronauta litoralis genomic window, TGATTTAATTTCCCAGGAAAAATCCGTTATTGGTTCTGGATTCAAGTTTAATAAAAAAGGTTTATATGGGACCAACTTCCATGTGATTTCAGATGTGGTTGATAAGCCCGATCAATTTAGAATTGAATACCATCGGGATGGGATGAAAAAGGGGGAACTGGATTTAGTCGCTATAGATGTTGCTCACGATCTGGCAATTTTAAAAGGCCCGGAAAATAAAGAAGAAACCGTTGTTTTAGGATCTTCAAAGCTGGCCCAGGGTAGCCAGGTTTTTCCAATGGGAAATCCCCTGGATGTTGGAATGGTTATCCTGGAAGGAACTTTCAATGGCTTGATTGGAAATAAACAGTATCAGCATATTTTGACTTCAGCTTCCCTGAACCCCGGGATGAGCGGAGGCCCGGCTTTTGGTCCGAGGGGGAAGGTAATCGGGATCAATGTAGCCATAGAAGGGAACGACCTAAGCTATCTGGTTCCTGTTGAATACCTGAAGAACCTTGAGAAATCTCTGGATGCAGAAGGTGCGAAACCGGGTTGGAGGCAGATAATTCAAGACCAGGTGCTGAAGCGGTCCGACCACCTGGTTAGCAGTGCAATAAAATCCGAGTGGAAATTTGAACAATTTGGGTCTTTAAAAGTCCCAAAGAATATCATGCCCCTGGTTATTAAATGTTGGGGAAAAAGTAAGAAAGAGGACCCGAAGAAAAACCAGTTTTATTTCTACAGTTATAAATGGTGCGAAAGTAAAAATAATGTTTATCTTTCTTCCAGGCTTGGTACTGGGACGATCGGTTATACGTTTTACTCCATGGAAAGCGAAAGTTTAAATTCTTTGGAGTTTTATAAAAAATATTCCAAGGAGTATTCCACCGGCCAGTTTTATCGTCGCTATTCAAAAGAAGAAGTAACAGAATTCCGTTGCCAGGATCATTTCATCCAAATGGCGGGCAATAATTGGAAGGCGGCTTATTGCGTGCGAGGCTACAAAAAGTATTCCCTGCTGAACGATGTTTATGTGAGCCTGGCCATCCTGAACGATTCCAAGCGAAAATTTATCATTCAAATAGGCATATCGGGGGTAAATGAACCTCAAACAAGAAGGTTTCTTAAGAAGTTTCTTGGAGGTATCGAATGGACAGGTTGATTATTGAAACATTGACTGGCCAGGGAGGGAGTGGGGAGTCAAAAACCATCTTTAGAAATGGAAGTGGAACGATTGGCCGGGATTTCTCCAACGATCTTATTCTGGATGATCCTTATATTTCTCCAAAGCACCTGCAGATAACGGCGCTTGAAAATAAAATTCTCGTAAAGGATCTAAAAACCAAAAATGGGACCCGGGTCAATAAAGATCGTTTGATACGTGGCGAAAAGGTAGAGATCAATTCGGGCGATGAAATCCTTGTTGGCCGGACCCACCTTAAACTGTTTTTATCAAATCATCCGGTTGAACCTGCCAGTAAATGGGACCGGGTCATGGCGTTTCGAAACTTCATAGATCGAGCCTGGGTGCCCGTAGTGACATCCCTGGGGTTTATTTTTGTTGCGGTCTGGATGAAGTTTCTGGAAAACCCGGGCGGCAATTTTTTTCAAAAACAGTTTTATCCATTATTAATTGGTTCGATCGCTTTAGTATTGAGTTCCCCCGGGTTAATCAGTCTGTATACGTTTGCAAAATATAAAAAATCCTATTTTGTTCGGAATCTGGTGGTTTGCAATTTAGTGGCGTTCATCTCTTATATTTATACTGTTTTTGATCCCTTTATTTTCTTTCATTTATTGAACCGGAGCATGGTGGCGCTAGCGAATAATGGCGTTTTATTTCTAATGACTCTGGGAGAGCTATGGATTTGTGTGCGGTTGGTGAAAGACAGTTTAAAACTAAAAGATTTTGTGCCCATAACTGTTTTTGCAATCGCTATTATTTTTCTGGCCGCAATGGGAAATAAGGAAATTTCCCTTGGGTTTCAGGGAGAACCAAAATACCATTCTCGTATTGCACCGGGAATGTCCCCGTTTACAGATCCAAAGGGACTTGATGAATTCCTGAATGCAGGAGCCTCAGAGTTCACTCGAGTTCACGAATGACCAAATAATAATTTTGTAAAATGCTAAAACTCCACGCTTAATAAAAACGTTTTCCTTGATAGTGTTGATTTACTTTTTCAGCTTAAAGATAGCGCGGCTACTAGTGAGACCGATTGTGAGTTGAACTCTAATACCAGTGTCCAGGTCAAGCCATAAAAAGTTGCGCACTTGGGCAAAAAATTGTCCTGTGGGGGCAGATAAAAAACAATCGTCCATTGCTGCCATAGTAAAATAGATTTAAGTGAATTTATTCAGGGATAAGAAAATGAAAAAAAGTTTAACTTTCATTTTTCCTTATTGTTCTGTTTATTCTTATTCGGGAGTCAGTTCCTTGGCTTGCCCCAGTCAGGAGAATTGCCGGAAGGGGTTTCATTTAAGGAAATCATCGGTGTGGGTTTTCTTGCGGGAATAGGATTCGCGATGTCCATCTTTGTATCCAATCTGGCCTTTCCCGACAATACGCAATGGGTGGAACAGGCCAAATTGGCAATCCTGCTTGCAACATTTATGTCCGGGATATTTATTTTTTTTTGGTTTTTTGTTATTTGCAGGAGGCAATCCTAAAAATTTAGAAAGTTTGGATATCCGATTAGAAAAAGGGTATAGTATCTGCTTTCGATTTCGCTGCCCGTTGATTTTTGCCTTCTTCAGGAGCCTAGACGATGTGCCGCTTTTTCCAGAAAGTCCTTCCTTCCAGGAATTATAATTTATTTGTTTTTCTGTTCACTTCCCTGCTCTTTTTGATCGTTCCAACCAACGCCCTCCTGGCGAAATCGACTTTCCAGCAAAGCCAGGCTAAGAAACAGACCCTCCCAACTCCCGAGTTCTCCGCCGGAACAACCGGGTCCAGCACATTTTCCCTGCCACTCAGAGTTCCCCCCGGTACCCGCGGTATGCAGCCGGAGCTGGAAATAGTTTATGACAGTGATAGCGATAATGGATATTTAGGGTTGGGATTATTTTTGAATGGTTTGTCCGAGATCAGAAGATGCCCGGCCACCCTTGCCCAGGATGGTTTCAAGGGAACTCTGAATTATGATGAAGATGATCGGTTTTGCCTGGATGGCAATGGAGTGAACGATGGCCGGTTGAAAGTCATCTCAGGGAACTATGGAGCCGACGGTTCTGAATACAGAACTGAGCGTGACACCTTCCGGAAAATTGTTGCCCGTAGTAAAGCAGGCAGTGGCCCCGCATCTTTCGATGTGTGGCTGAAAGATGGCACCTATTTACAATATGGAACCGCTGGTTCAAATGGCTCGAGGGTGATGAATTCTCAGGGCAAAGGGGTCCGCATCTGGGCGCTCAATTCTGTCACCGATCGAAACGGAAACTATTATTTTATTAAGTACACAGGTTCTCCGCCGGATATGGATACTGGAGAAAATATCGACAGCCCCGGGCAATATTATCCTGAATTTATCTATTACACAGGGCATCAGAACTCAACAACCGATTTCAAGAGGATGGTGCAATTCAAGTACATCAGGAATTCCTATCCATCTCAGGGAGATGATGATGGTGGATGGGTGGAAACCAATGCCCTGCTTAAGGAAATTGTCACCTGCATTTCAGAATCGAAAAATCTCGATAGTCCAGATTCAAATTGCGAGACTCCCGGCACAAGAATCGCCACCCGTTATAAATTGAGCTACGAGGAAAACCTGAATTATGGGACCAGTATCGTTCGCCAGATAGAGGAATGCGATGCGAACGATGTTTGCCTGCCACCTGTCACACTTCATTGGGATGAGGGAACATCTTCTTTCGGCTCCTATTCTGATTCAAGTTTGACCGTCTCAGACATGGGTTACCCCTCTGACAAAAAGGCGAAAATCCAATATCCTCGGCTGTTTGGCGATGTCAATGGCGATGGGCATGTTGATTTTTGCCGTGCAGTTGGCGACGCAACTCGATCCTTGTCCTGCGCTTTGGGCGGAAAGGATGAGTTTAGTCAACCTTACTGGCCATCTTCAAGCAGCTCTGTTGTTGATTTTGGTGTTTGGGATACCCCTGGGGAACTGGTAGACGTTAACGGCGATGGCCGCGATGATTTTTGCCGTTTTATAGATAAGGGCAATGGCTATTCACAGCTTTCCTGTGCTCTTGCAACGGAATCCGGTTTTAGCGACGGAAAATTTAAAACACCTGATGATGACCTTTATACCAGTTCCAGTAATAAGGAACCGCGCGGGTTTTTCGATGTAAACGGTGATGGCCGAGCCGATTATTGCAGGAACAATGAAGACAAAATTCTCAGTTGTGAAATCGCGACCTCACAAGGCTTTGCCTGGAATCAATTCCAAAGCCCGGAAAACAAGAAATTTGTTTTTGGTAGCAATGACCGTCCACAAGCATTTACTGATGTTAACGGAGATGGCCGCGCCGATTATTGCAGGGTCATCGACAAAGACAACAACAAACGAGTGGCCTGTGCCCTGGCTCTCCAAAGTGGATTTGAAGACTCCGGATTTGAATCCCCCGTAATGAAATCAAAAGCGGGTGTCAAGTTCAGCCTGGG contains:
- a CDS encoding serine protease, with protein sequence MPKIKTINSVEDLMCPFNVIAISKLIRKMFWHTVLCAFMISGNNAWGLTGKAQKIFKSNNIAVYQIQVVDLISQEKSVIGSGFKFNKKGLYGTNFHVISDVVDKPDQFRIEYHRDGMKKGELDLVAIDVAHDLAILKGPENKEETVVLGSSKLAQGSQVFPMGNPLDVGMVILEGTFNGLIGNKQYQHILTSASLNPGMSGGPAFGPRGKVIGINVAIEGNDLSYLVPVEYLKNLEKSLDAEGAKPGWRQIIQDQVLKRSDHLVSSAIKSEWKFEQFGSLKVPKNIMPLVIKCWGKSKKEDPKKNQFYFYSYKWCESKNNVYLSSRLGTGTIGYTFYSMESESLNSLEFYKKYSKEYSTGQFYRRYSKEEVTEFRCQDHFIQMAGNNWKAAYCVRGYKKYSLLNDVYVSLAILNDSKRKFIIQIGISGVNEPQTRRFLKKFLGGIEWTG
- a CDS encoding FHA domain-containing protein, giving the protein MDRLIIETLTGQGGSGESKTIFRNGSGTIGRDFSNDLILDDPYISPKHLQITALENKILVKDLKTKNGTRVNKDRLIRGEKVEINSGDEILVGRTHLKLFLSNHPVEPASKWDRVMAFRNFIDRAWVPVVTSLGFIFVAVWMKFLENPGGNFFQKQFYPLLIGSIALVLSSPGLISLYTFAKYKKSYFVRNLVVCNLVAFISYIYTVFDPFIFFHLLNRSMVALANNGVLFLMTLGELWICVRLVKDSLKLKDFVPITVFAIAIIFLAAMGNKEISLGFQGEPKYHSRIAPGMSPFTDPKGLDEFLNAGASEFTRVHE
- a CDS encoding Na+/H+ antiporter NhaA — protein: MPQSGELPEGVSFKEIIGVGFLAGIGFAMSIFVSNLAFPDNTQWVEQAKLAILLATFMSGIFIFFWFFVICRRQS